The Chitinivibrionales bacterium sequence CCACTAATGAGTTGGTGCCGATTATCCAGGTTACAGATGAGCCGCAAGGAGTGTCCGGTCCTCCGCAAATGACCGGCTATAGCATGCACGGAAGATATTTTGAAATAAGCGGCAATGTAATGGATGGTAAAACGATTTCCATGGCATTTCCTTTCAACGACAGAAAAGGCTTTGTCCCGGCGAAACGGCTGAAAGTGGACCACCATACCGGCAATTGGGGAAATGAACTGGTCATAGAAAAAGTCACGCCGGAAGCAATCTATGCTCAGGTCGGCTCGTTCTCTCCCTTTGCAATACTGGAACCCCAAAAGCAATCGGCGGTTGCTTATGTCGACGGCGCCATGGTGTATGAAGGTGAAACAGATGCGGTATCAATTGTGGACTATTCAGTAACCATTTATAATCCTCTGCAAGGCCAGGCATTTCAGCCAAAGGCTGTTTTGAATTTTACCGACGGCACTTCTTTCGAGGTGCCAATGAGAATAATCGATGGGCAGGAAGCATTACCGGATGATCATGAAAAGCTGATTGTCAGCGGCTCATGGTGGATAAGCGGTGGCAAAACCGTTGAGAATGTGACATTCTACTCTTATGAAAGACAATATCAGTTTGAAATTAACAAAACTCTCGGCGTCGGCGAGCGGCTTGTAATGGAGGGGTTCTGGATCGATGATACCAGCCCTGAAAAATGGTATTTCGTTAATAATATCGAACCCTATAACAAAGGCATGTCCCCGGCATACCACAATATCATAACCCCCGAAGGGCATGAAGGAAGAATCAATAAAGCGCTCAGCGGCTCGGCTGAACCACGATACTACTATGTCACCGATCACCTGGGCTCGACACGAGCGACTATTGACGATGAAGGCGAAAGAATCGAGCTTACCATGTTTGCCTCGTATGGAAAATATGAAAATCTTGAGCCGCTGCCGGGGAGTGTGGAAGAGGCGAGAGAGAAGTTTACCGGCAAGGAATTTGATGAGGAAGGGGAAGAGATAGCGAATGGGGTGAGTGGGATTCAGGCATATTATTTTGGTGCGAGATTTTATGATCCTGAAGTTGGTATTTGGTTAAGCACGGATCCTCAAAATCAATTCTTCACACCTTACGGTTATGCAACTAATCCTATATTTTACATTGATGAAAATGGTGAATCTTTTACTGCGTTTTTTATAGCAGCATGTATAGGTGGAGTAATAGGTGGTGGAGTTAGTGGTGGCGTTTATGCTGCAACAGCGGGTGAAAACTTTACAGCAAAGGGTTTTTGGAGTGCTGTTGGGTTAGGTGCTGTTGGGGGGGCAATTACAGGTGGTTTTGGTTCATTAGGCTCAACAGCTATAGGGAGTGCATTATATGCATCCTTGGGAAACACTATTAGTTATGGAGCTACATCCCTCTTTACAGGAAGTGAAATAACGGGTGGAGGTATAATAGCTGCAGGACTGACGGGTTTAGCAGGTGGATTAGCAGGTGCAGGTACAGAAAGATTACTTGGAGGAGCACTCAATATGCACCCTGTAGCTAATGCATTTTCTGAGATTGGGCTACGGGGTACGAGTGGCTTTTTGATAGATGCAATGGGACAATCTATTGCAAATGATGGTAAAGTCGATTGGAAACAATCTGTAATTAGTGGTGGAATTGCCGCAGGTGGGGCAACTGCTAAAGTTCTTGTGCAAGGAGCAATTGCAAATCGAAAATGGTTCTATGAACAGCTTACCGAAACAGAAAGATCAAGATTAAACACAAAATTGTCAGATTATAGCGGTAAAAATATTGATATTAGTAAAAAATATGTACCCATAAGATATGGTGGTTTGATGACAAGGCTAAAATTTGGAAGCGGCGCAGCGGGGTATACCGTTCGTGGTGGTTTTATTAAAGATCGTGGCTTAAAGGTGTATATGAGAAATTTAGGTCAACAAGTAAGGACACGAGGAAATTTGAATACTTTTATCGAAGAATTGTATCATTATTTTGTTGGGCCCGAAGAATATCGTTCAGGTAGATTTCCTGGAGGTAGAAATTTCCCAGGAGAAATTTTTGAATACAACTATTAAAGGAGTAATTGTGAAGCTTCTTTTGCTATCTGTAATATTATTGTTGTCGAGTACACAATGTGTATACAGAACAATATATTGTAGAGATGATGGAATATTTGCTCAAAAAATTGCAGAAGGTTGTTATACAATAAGTGTAGGAATGAATGCTCAAAAAATCAAATATAAAAAGAGGAATTTCCCGAATGGATTTGAATGTAATACAATAAAAAATGGAATAAAATTTAAAATGCTTGTAGATAGCTCATATATAAGAGTGAGTGAAACCGCAAGTGGTTATCAGAACTTAGAAGAATATAAAATCAGCATAATTGATTCAACTATTGCAAAAATTGATAGCGTAATTCTTCATAGAACCCAAGGTGTTGGCAAACTATTCTTAAGCCCAATAAATGATGGTAAAACTCAAATTGAATTCATTTCAAAAAACTTAAATGCGAATCATAAATTGTATCTTAAGGTAGAAAACAATAAAATCTTTATAGTGGAACCGTAAAAAATATAGGCAGTCACCCATAGGTAACCACCTGAATTTGAAAGCAAGCTATAATCAGAGAGAAGTGAAGAGAGTCGAGAGAGAAGATGGAAGAAGCAGACAAGATAGAGAAGCAGCTGAAAAAACTGAGAAAATGATGTGTAAAGAATTACGTTACAAACAGGAAAAATACAGGATGACAGGCACGCTTTCGGAATCGATAATAACAACTGTCGGATACACAAGTATCTTTCCCTTTAGCTGTCTCACTTCCCTTCGGCTCACTCAGGGCGCTGCTTTCGCCGCGAAAAGCGATGTCCCGAGCTTGTCGAGGGGAAAACCTCCCGCAATCCAGGTCCCGCACCTCCGGCTGAAAAGACCTTCCGTTCAAAAACCGCTTTTAGGCGATTTTGGGAATGAGCTTTACCACATCAAAAAGGAATTTGATCAGGAGGGAGAAGATATAGCGAATGGGGTGAGTGGGATTCAGGCATATTATTTCGGGGCGAGATACTATGATGCTGAAATAGGTTTATGGTTTTCTTGCGATAAAGCAGGGCAGTTTATTAATCCCTATGCATACAGTACAAATCCCATATTAATGGTTGATAAAGACGGGAATTTCTTTTGGTTGATTCCTGCAGTTGGTTTTACAGTAGGCTATATCAGGCATGGTGTAACGAATGATCAGTGGGGTTGGCAAGCTGTTAAGTCGGGATTATGGACGGGTGCTGCTTTCACATCGGCAGTTTATGCACCAGGAATAACAGCAGGTGCTCTTGCATTAAACCAGGGAGTTGCTAATGTAGCACAGAATAAAGCACAAGGCTTTTTCCCAAATGTTGGTCAATTTTTCATGGGAGCAGCGGAGGGTGGACTTGATTTTGTAAATATTGCAACTTTGGGATTTGCGAATAGACAAATTTCTCACGTATCTGGTACAATAAGAGGGCATGCCTACAATAGCGCACAAGGAATAACAGGTGATGAAGCTAAACTGAATATTAAAGAAGCGAGGGTTATGAATAGAACCTTTGGAAACTATTTGGGGCAGGGCTCAATTGTTAAGGCTGCTTCAGATTATGTTTGGGCTTTAGAGGGTGGCAACTACTCAATTGGGTGGGATGAAAGATACAAATATGCAAGAGCAAAAAGGTATTATGCTGAGGGGGGATATTCGAGTACCAACAGCAGATATCAAAACTATCGCAAGGCGAAAGATATTCATCCAAGCAGGATAGAGATGAGATCCAAAAATCAGGGCAAGTGGAATCCCCAGTTTGTTCACGGGCTGGGAGGAACACTTTTTGCCCATAAAGTTTGGCATGATGGTTTTGAGACATATGGGGAACCGTACGAGTCCTTTAATCTACAGGATTATTCCGATGATAGGGGCTTAGTGCAATGGTATAACAACTATTGGTAAACTGGAGAGAGCATGAAGAAACGACTTTTGATGATTTTTTGCCTATTGGGCTGTTGTTCTAATCCGAACTACATAAATTATCCTTTTACGTTCCAATTCAGGTCGGACGTAGAGGGAGTGGGTTTGTCCCAATTGCAAATAGCAATTAATGCTGAGCAGTTAAGCAGTCCATTAATAATTGATTCAACAGATTTTTTTACTTGCCCAGAGGAAAATGACACTTGTGATCGCAGAGATTATTATGAAGAAATTCAAGGCTACACCCAAAAGGTACCAATGACCTCTCATGCTTCTTATAAATATGTGATAACCGAAGCGGACGGCTCCGCAACAATGCATATTTCGTTGGTGGATTCTACTGATACACTGTTAAGTGAAACCATTTGGGCAGATCCAATTAAGAAATATACATTTTTCTTAATATACCTTGGATACAAGTATGCAGAAGATGTAAATGCAATTGCTGAATTTAATACTTGCTTTGATGGTGATCTTGCACATTATGCTTTTGAAATAAACGGAACAGTAAGTAATAATGATTCACTATATATAGTTTGGATTGAATGAAAACATAAAATGTCTGGTATAGATTCAAATGGAAGACATGTTGTATTTGTATCTATAATATGTAAAAGGATTTATATCACCCCCCTCACAAAATCTCATTCCCCCAACACTGGGAGAGAGAAGTGAAGAGAGTCGAGAGAGAAGATGAATAACAAGAGCAAGAGCAAGAGATAGAAGATGGCAGAGAGCATTGCACGAGACAAGAGTTATGCATTTGCGTTGAGGATTGTGAAGTTGTACCAATACCTTATCGAACAGAAAAAGGAATATGTCCTTTCAAAGCAGATTGTGAAGAGTTACTTAAAATCCTTGGGAGCACACAGAAAACGTTGCAGGGCAAATAAATTTTCTCTTTTCTCTTTCTTATGAACCATCCATAAAGATAGTATTCACAAAATGCCTATAAATGCTAGTTTAATTATGCTGGTTTTATTTCTATGTAGAAGGATAGTTTTGTTATGGTGTATAATTTAAAAAATTTCTCTCTAATCATTATTGTTTATGTGCTAAACGCATTCGCATTGCGAACCTCCTCCGAATCAGTTAATCCATTCAACGAATTAATGTCTCCATCAGGAGGTGTGAATCTATATTCTGGTGATGCCGCCTTTACACACCCGCTATTTACTTTGCAAGGGAGAGGTGGGCTCAATACAAATTTAATTCTGAAATATTCAAGCAACGTATACCTTAATGTGCGATGTCGTAATGATAAGGCACCTGCCGGTTGGGTTGGATTGGGTTGGCGATTAGATTTTGGATCAATACAATGCAATCATAACGGGACGGCTAATTTTCGTGATGATGAATATTACTGGATTTCTCCGGAAGGTGTAAGACAGGAAATAATTTGGGTTGAAGAGTCTGCAGGGGTATGGTCCTATTATTTAAAAGATAAACCGTATTGGAAGATTGAAAGAAAAGATCTGGACCAGACTCTAGAGGATGCTGAGGGCTGGATATTAACCTCACCGGATGGGACAAAATACAAATATGGCCAACAAGATTTTTCGAGAGAGACCTATGCAACACGCTACGTTTTCTGCTGGGTTAACACTGGGTATATTGGACAAGGGGTGCCATATTCAGATGAGATAGAATTATATGCACACCATTGGGATTTAGCAGAAATTGAGGATGTTTACGCGCGGGTGCCCTGTCCATGTGTGAAGATTTATTTTTCTTGTGACATTGATAAGAACAAGAAGCGTGTGGCACGTGCCTTTAGGCCGTGCTCTTGCGTGTGACGAAGAAGGAATGTGTGACCACCTCAGAATCTGAACAGAAATACAAAGCACTCAAGCATTACAACACTGTCGGACACGCCCACGAGCTGACATTTTGCTGCTACCACCGTTACGATTACTTCAGCGATTCAATCGCGTGTGAAATATTTCTTACCGAGTTGGAAAAATCCCGAAAAGAACATGAATTTGAACTCTGGGCCTATGTTCTGACGCCGAATCATGTGCATTTGTTAATATGGCCGCGGCAGAACACGTACGATATTTCCCGTATCCTTCTTGAGTTTCATTGTTACCGGCACGGTCTCCTGTTTTTTCAGCGATTCGGCGATGGTTCCGGGCGACGGCAGGAAATCATCGATTGCGACCGAGTTTTCGAGTTCTTCGGCGATGTCCGCCGGTGCGTTTGCGTAGCTTTTAGTCTTGCTCATAGATTTTTCTCCCTTCTCGCCAGTATCCGGCTCCGATTATCCGAACTTTGCTGCCCCGAACAATGAATCTGACCGTCAAAACCCGGTCACCGACTTTTCCGAGGCAGTAGTAACGCATCTCGACAGCCGAATGCTTCGTATTGAGACGGATTTTGCGCTTTGGATCGAGAAACGCCTGCATCGCTTCTTCAAACGAGAGGCCGTGTTTCTCGATGTTCGCAAGGTTTTTGTCTTCGTCCTATTCAAACTTCGGTAAAACACCTGTTTATACAAGATTTATTATAAATCCATTAAAAAACTGATTGACTTACTTTTTCCTCTATGAAATAATTATATTTCATTGTCTTAGCCGTTAGGGCATTTTGGGGGACAACGGACATTTAATCGTTTAGATGCCGAAAAAACTTTGCTTATGAGGTAGTATCATGAATCAAAAAATTTCTGAGTTAACAGACAAGATATACAAGGAAGGCGTTGAGAAGGGCGAAGAGGAAGCGAAGAAGATCATTGCCGACGCTAAAGAAAAGGCCGACAAAATTATTTCCGATGCAAAACAGGAAGCGGCAAAAATCGTGGTGGATGCCGAAAATCAGGCCCAGGAATTGCGCCGGAATACCGAATCGGAACTCAAGCTTTCCGGGCAGCAGGCGCTCAGTTCGATCAAGCAGCAGATTCTCGATGTTCTTTCGGATAACGTTGTAGATAAACCCATTTCCGAAACCCTCTCATCACCCCAGACAGTCAAAGAATTTCTGAAAATTATCGTGCAGAACTGGAAAGTTGCGGAGCAGGAAGCTCCTCAGATGGAGCTGCTTTTGCCCGAATCCAAACGTGAAGAAATGGAAAAGGCTTTTAAAGGCGGTTTGATCGACACCATGAAAAAGGGTATGAAAATCGATTTTTCCCGCCATATCAAAGGTGGGTTCCAGATCGGTCCCTCGGGAAACACTTTCAAGATCAGCATGACCGACGAAGATTTTGCGGAATTTTTCAAGGAATATCTCCGACCAAGAACAAAACAGTATCTCTTTGGCGAATAGAACAGTATTATGTCGCGCAGTTATTACTATCTCATTGCAAGTTTGCCGGACCTTACGATCGAAGGCAATAAAAATGTTCCCGGTTTCGCGGAATTTATCGATGATGTCATTCCTCAGGTACATCCCTCCGATGCCGGTCCTCTGAAAACATTGCGGCTCCCTGTGGATAATCGCAATCTCATTGCGATTCTTGAAAAGAAGGATACCTTTGAGGAGGGGGGCAATTTTTCAAAAGAGGAACTTGAAGAAGAGATCAAGGTTCCATCGGAAGCGCCGGGGTATATGCAGATCTTTCTTGAAGCCCATAAGGAAGGCAAGGCGCTTTTTACCGGGTTTTCTTCGGAGGACCAGCTTACCTGGCTGTTTTACGATGCAATGACCCGTCATGAGAATGAGTTTATCAGAGAATGGTTTACCTTCGACATGAACATGCGCAATGTGCTGGCCGGATTCAATTGCCGTGATGCTGCAAAGCACGAAAAAGAGACGCCCTTCCCACTTACCACCACAATTCTGGGGCGCAACGATGTTGCCGAGCTTGTCTTGAAAAGTAACGCGCCCGATTTTTCGGTGGCCTCCATGTTTCCCCAGGTTGAACGTTTGCTGTCCCTTGACAACAGCGATCTTGTCGAATACGAGAAGGGTGTCGACACCCTCCGGTGGGATTTCTGCAATGAATTAACGACTTTTACGTATTTCCAGATAGAAACAATGTGTGCATTTTGTATAAAACTGGGAATTGTTGAACGGTGGATGCAGCTCGATCCGCAGGAAGGCAAAAAGAAGCTGGATCGTCTTGTTGACGAACTTGTGTCCGGATTTCAATTCTCAGAAGATTTTCAATAAGCGGAGGCGATAATGAGCACCAAGGGAAAAGTCGTCGGTATCGTATCCAACCTCGTTACCATTGAAGTTGACGGTCCGGTCGGGCAGAACGAAATCTGCTATATCGACCTGAAGGGCGTCAACCTCATGTCCGAGGTGATCAAGATTACCGGCAATAAAGCATTTGTACAGGTATTCGAGAGCACCCGCGGCCTTTATGTGGGATGTGAAGCCGAGTTTACCGGAAGAATGCTTGAAGTGGTTATGGGACCGGGGATGCTCTCGAGAAACTATGACGGCTTGCAGAACGATCTGAATAAAATGGCCGATGTATTCCTGAAACGGGGAGAATACACAGCGCCGATCGATACCGGAAAGAAATGGGATTTCAAGCCCCTTGGCAAGGAGGGTGATGAAGTCAGTGCCGGTGAATGGATCGGCGAGGTCCAGGAAGGCTGGATCGCTCATAAAATCATGGTCCCCTTTACTTTCAAGGGTATCGGCAAGCTCAAGTCGATTGTTTCCCAGGGAGAATATACGGTCGAGGACACGATCGCGGTTGCGGTTGATGAAGACGGCAATGAGCAGAAGTTGACCATGACCATGCGGTGGCCGGTGAAAGTTGAAGTGAGTGCCTATAAAGAGAAGCCCCGTCCATTCAAGGTCATGGAGACCGGCGTACGGACGATCGATACGCTCAATCCCATGATGGAAGGCGGGACCGGTTTTATCCCCGGACCTTTCGGATGCGGCAAAACGGTGCTTCAGCATTTGATCTCAAAATATGCCGAAGCCGATCTGATTGTGCTCGTTGCCTGTGGTGAGCGTGCCAACGAGGTGGTTGAAATCTTTACTGAGTTTCCCGAACTCGACGACCCCAGAACCGGCAGAAAACTGATGGAGCGTACTATTATAATATGTAATACATCGAACATGCCGGTCGCGGCCCGTGAGGCTTCGGTCTATACGGGGATGACAATCGCCGAGTATTACCGCATGATGGGCCTGAAGGTGTTGCTTCTTGCCGACTCGACCTCACGGTGGGCCCAGGCGCTGCGTGAGATGTCAAACCGTATGGAAGAACTTCCCGGACCGGACGCTTTCCCCATGGACCTTCCTGCAATCGTCTCGAGTTTCTATTCCCGCGCCGGATTTGTGTACCTCAATAACGGACAGAGCGGATCGATTACCTTTATCGGAACGGTCAGCCCTGCCGGAGGTAACTTAAAAGAACCGGTTACCGAGTCGACCAAAAAAGCGGCCCGGGCATTCTATGCCCTTGCTCAGCCCCGCGCCGACAGTAAGCGGTATCCCGCAATCGATCCTGTCGACAGCTACTCCAAGTATCTGGAGTATCAGGAAGTTATCGACTACATGGATAAGCATCTTGAAAAAGGATGGATCAACAAAGTACTGAAGCTGAAAGATATTCTTCTCAGAGGAAAAGAGGCGCAGGATCAGATCAATATTCTTGGTGATGACGGCGTTCCTATCGAGTATCATATCCTGTTCAACAAATCGGAACTCATCGATTTCATTATCCTTCAGCAGGACGGATTCGACAAGGTCGATGCATCGACACCCATTGGGCGTCAGCAATATGTGGCAAACAAGATTCTCGATATCTGCGACAGCTCCTTTGATTTTGAGAATTTTGAAAATGTCACCACCTATTTCAAAAAAGTAATCAATATTATGAAACAGATGAATTATCAGGAATTCCAGAACGAGAAATTCAAAGAACTGGAAAAAGAGCTGGATGAGCTGCTTGCAAAACGGCAGGTAGATGAGAGCGGGGAACAAGCGGAACCCGCGCTTGCCGAGAAGGAGGGAGAGCAATGAAGACGAAGGCTTTTCAGAAGATATACACAAAAATCGAAAATATCACCAAGGCGACCTGTACGGTTGAAGCCGAGGGGATTACCAACGAAGAGATGGCCTATGTGGACAACCGTCCGGCCCAGGTGGTGAAAATCAACGGAAAATTCATTACCCTTCAGATTTTCCCCGGCACCCAGGGCATTGCCACCAATGCCGAGGTTGTTTTTACCGGCAAGCCGCCTACAATCAAGGTGAGCGATGAATTGCGGGGACGGTTTTTCAATGCCTACGGCAAGCCTATCGACGGTGGTCCTGAGGTAGATGGTGATGAACGGGAAATCGGCGGGCCGTCGGTTAACCCGGTGCGGAGAAAACAGCCCTCGGAGCTGATCGCTACCGGTATCGCCGGTATCGACCTGAATAATACTCTTGTGACCGGGCAGAAGATTCCTTTCTTTGCCGATCCCGACCAGCCTTTTAATCAGGTTATGGCCGATGTTGCCTTGCGGGCAAAGGCGGATGTTATCATTCTTGGCGGAATGGGAATGTCCAATGATGATTACCTTTATTACAAGAGCGTTTTCGACAACGCCGGTGCCCTTGACCGTATTATTTCGTTCATGAACACCACCGAAGATCCGCCGGTGGAACGTCTTCTGGTGCCCGATATGTGTCTCACCGCGGCCGAATACTTTGCAACCGAAAAAAATTACAAAGTGCTCACGCTGCTGACCGATATGACACTCTTCGCCGATGCGCTCAGTATCGTGTCGAACCGTATGGACCAGATACCATCAAAGGACAGTATGCCGGGATCACTCTATTCCGATCTGGCGAAAATTTACGAAAAGGCGGTGCAGTTCCCGGATGGCGGCTCGATCACGATTATCGCGGTCACCACTCTCAGCGGCGGCGATATCACCCATGCCATTCCCGATAATACAGGATATATTACTGAGGGACAGTTGTTTTTGCGGCGGGATACCGATATCGGTAAGGTTATTGTGGACCCTTTCCGGAGTCTGTCGCGGCTGAAACAGCTTGTTATCGGCAAGAAAACCAGAGAAGACCATCCGCAGGTCATGAACGCCTGTGTCCGTCTCTTTGCCGATGCCGCCAATGCAAAGACAAAGCTTGAAAACGGTTTCGATCTCACCGATTATGACAAACGGTGTCTGGATTATGCAAAGGATTATTCCAAAGAATTGCTTGCTATCGATATTAATGTGGATGTTGATACAATGCTTGATACCGGATGGGAACTCTTTTCGAAATACTTCTCCAAAGAAGAAGTTGGTCTTAAGCAGGAGATGGTAGACAAGTACTGGAAAAATTAAAGAAAATTGGAGTTATGGAGTAATGGAGTGATTATTTGAATGTGCCGGTACTCCAGCACTCCACTATTCAATAGTCCATTTTTCCCATTTCATACGGATTCATAGATGGCAATAAAATTTCAATACAACAAGACATCGCTTCAGCAATTACAAAAGGAGTTGAAGGTTCGGCTTAATGCATTGCCGACCCTTCAGGCAAAGGAATCGGCGCTTCGGCTGGAAGTTAAGAAGGCCAAAGCCGAAGTGACTGAGATCGAAGAAAGGCTTGAGAAAAATGCCAAACAGATCGCTCCCACCCATCGTTTATGGGTAGAGTTCCCCGACCGTCTCATATCCATAACCGATGTTTCGCTTGATATTAAAAAGATAGCGGGGGTAAAGACGCCCATATTCAACGATGTGAAATTTGAGGTGGAACGGCTGAGTCTTTTCCTGCAGCCCTGGTGGATCCCGAGTGGACTCGAGCTTCTCAAGGATATTGCCCGGTTGAAAATTGAAAAAGAGGTTGTTCTTAAAAAAGTCGATATTCTTGAGTATGCCCGAAAAAAAACGACCCAGAAGGTGAACCTTTACGAAAAGGTGCAGATTCCCAGCTATGAGGAAGCGATTTTAAAAATCAAACGTTTTCTGGAAGACGAAGAGAATCTGGCAAAGTCGTCACAAAAAATCCTGAAAAACAAAATCGCGGCAACGGAGGCGACGGCATGATTGTTCCAATGAAAAAATTATCCCTCTTGCTTTACCATAAAGAAAAAGAGACCTTTCTTACGTCGTTGCAGGACCTTGGTGTTGTCCATGTGGTTGTCAATCCGGAAGCATCGTCGGAGATACTGGCGGAAAAGCAACTGGTGATCAAGGATGCCGAACGGGTTTTTCGGGCGCTCAAGCACCATGGGGCGGCCGAGAATGTTTCGCTTCCTCAGGCAAAGGACCTTTCGGCAGGGGAAGTCATTTCCCGCTTTGAAAAACTGGAAAATGAACGGGATACGGTCGACTCCCGGATACAGGCCATGAGGAAAAATATCA is a genomic window containing:
- a CDS encoding BrnT family toxin — protein: MEKHGLSFEEAMQAFLDPKRKIRLNTKHSAVEMRYYCLGKVGDRVLTVRFIVRGSKVRIIGAGYWREGRKIYEQD
- a CDS encoding V-type ATP synthase subunit E produces the protein MNQKISELTDKIYKEGVEKGEEEAKKIIADAKEKADKIISDAKQEAAKIVVDAENQAQELRRNTESELKLSGQQALSSIKQQILDVLSDNVVDKPISETLSSPQTVKEFLKIIVQNWKVAEQEAPQMELLLPESKREEMEKAFKGGLIDTMKKGMKIDFSRHIKGGFQIGPSGNTFKISMTDEDFAEFFKEYLRPRTKQYLFGE
- a CDS encoding DUF2764 family protein, with product MSRSYYYLIASLPDLTIEGNKNVPGFAEFIDDVIPQVHPSDAGPLKTLRLPVDNRNLIAILEKKDTFEEGGNFSKEELEEEIKVPSEAPGYMQIFLEAHKEGKALFTGFSSEDQLTWLFYDAMTRHENEFIREWFTFDMNMRNVLAGFNCRDAAKHEKETPFPLTTTILGRNDVAELVLKSNAPDFSVASMFPQVERLLSLDNSDLVEYEKGVDTLRWDFCNELTTFTYFQIETMCAFCIKLGIVERWMQLDPQEGKKKLDRLVDELVSGFQFSEDFQ
- a CDS encoding V-type ATP synthase subunit A, with translation MSTKGKVVGIVSNLVTIEVDGPVGQNEICYIDLKGVNLMSEVIKITGNKAFVQVFESTRGLYVGCEAEFTGRMLEVVMGPGMLSRNYDGLQNDLNKMADVFLKRGEYTAPIDTGKKWDFKPLGKEGDEVSAGEWIGEVQEGWIAHKIMVPFTFKGIGKLKSIVSQGEYTVEDTIAVAVDEDGNEQKLTMTMRWPVKVEVSAYKEKPRPFKVMETGVRTIDTLNPMMEGGTGFIPGPFGCGKTVLQHLISKYAEADLIVLVACGERANEVVEIFTEFPELDDPRTGRKLMERTIIICNTSNMPVAAREASVYTGMTIAEYYRMMGLKVLLLADSTSRWAQALREMSNRMEELPGPDAFPMDLPAIVSSFYSRAGFVYLNNGQSGSITFIGTVSPAGGNLKEPVTESTKKAARAFYALAQPRADSKRYPAIDPVDSYSKYLEYQEVIDYMDKHLEKGWINKVLKLKDILLRGKEAQDQINILGDDGVPIEYHILFNKSELIDFIILQQDGFDKVDASTPIGRQQYVANKILDICDSSFDFENFENVTTYFKKVINIMKQMNYQEFQNEKFKELEKELDELLAKRQVDESGEQAEPALAEKEGEQ
- a CDS encoding V-type ATP synthase subunit B — encoded protein: MKTKAFQKIYTKIENITKATCTVEAEGITNEEMAYVDNRPAQVVKINGKFITLQIFPGTQGIATNAEVVFTGKPPTIKVSDELRGRFFNAYGKPIDGGPEVDGDEREIGGPSVNPVRRKQPSELIATGIAGIDLNNTLVTGQKIPFFADPDQPFNQVMADVALRAKADVIILGGMGMSNDDYLYYKSVFDNAGALDRIISFMNTTEDPPVERLLVPDMCLTAAEYFATEKNYKVLTLLTDMTLFADALSIVSNRMDQIPSKDSMPGSLYSDLAKIYEKAVQFPDGGSITIIAVTTLSGGDITHAIPDNTGYITEGQLFLRRDTDIGKVIVDPFRSLSRLKQLVIGKKTREDHPQVMNACVRLFADAANAKTKLENGFDLTDYDKRCLDYAKDYSKELLAIDINVDVDTMLDTGWELFSKYFSKEEVGLKQEMVDKYWKN
- a CDS encoding V-type ATP synthase subunit D — translated: MAIKFQYNKTSLQQLQKELKVRLNALPTLQAKESALRLEVKKAKAEVTEIEERLEKNAKQIAPTHRLWVEFPDRLISITDVSLDIKKIAGVKTPIFNDVKFEVERLSLFLQPWWIPSGLELLKDIARLKIEKEVVLKKVDILEYARKKTTQKVNLYEKVQIPSYEEAILKIKRFLEDEENLAKSSQKILKNKIAATEATA